A genomic region of Pseudomonas sp. KU43P contains the following coding sequences:
- a CDS encoding amidase, giving the protein MKRLGLLMVVVLLGWAWLERQALVDFPGILSAYSAKEYCSCRFVMGFEQAYCRAYVKQWLPLSELEENSQLRSVSAAGLGQDSRAAWQGAQEGCRLLP; this is encoded by the coding sequence ATGAAGCGCCTGGGGTTGCTGATGGTCGTCGTGCTGCTCGGCTGGGCCTGGCTGGAGCGCCAGGCGCTGGTGGACTTCCCCGGTATCCTGTCGGCCTACTCGGCCAAGGAATACTGCTCGTGCCGCTTCGTCATGGGTTTCGAGCAGGCGTATTGCCGCGCTTACGTGAAACAGTGGCTACCCTTGAGCGAACTGGAGGAAAACAGCCAGCTGCGCAGTGTCAGCGCCGCCGGGCTGGGCCAGGATAGCCGGGCGGCCTGGCAGGGCGCTCAGGAGGGTTGCCGCTTGCTGCCATGA
- a CDS encoding serine hydrolase domain-containing protein produces MLKTLLAIIGMTILPVCAQDWPDPDWLIDATVSDWQAVDSYAFAQRNPGDRSGIRTDALLIIRDGRIIHERYSTPTTAKTAHLTWSVSKSVLATVLGVVQGEGRFQLQDPVSRYYAPMQAHPEVRMADLLHWASGLQWQEDYEYAPLKSSVVAMLYTRGRNDMAAYAAARSAVDKPGQRFLYSSGDSNLLAAALRGMLDAGAYADYPWQALFAPLGIDSAVWERDGAGSLVGSSYLYLSARDLARIGLLMQREGRWKLRQLLPASWIAFNRTLFTPAQALPGEANPGGHWWLNQPLAGQARPWPDVPPDTYAALGHWGQALYIVPTHKLVIVRYGDDRDGSYSHNELLKRVLAALPGEGT; encoded by the coding sequence ATGCTCAAGACCCTCTTGGCCATCATTGGCATGACCATCCTGCCCGTCTGTGCGCAAGACTGGCCCGACCCTGACTGGCTGATCGACGCCACCGTCAGCGACTGGCAAGCCGTCGACTCCTACGCCTTCGCGCAACGCAACCCCGGCGACCGCAGCGGCATCCGCACGGACGCCCTGTTGATCATCCGCGACGGCCGCATCATCCATGAGCGCTACAGCACACCCACCACTGCCAAGACCGCTCACCTGACCTGGTCGGTCAGCAAGAGCGTACTGGCCACCGTATTGGGCGTCGTCCAGGGCGAGGGCCGCTTTCAGTTGCAGGACCCGGTATCGCGCTACTACGCCCCCATGCAGGCCCACCCCGAAGTGCGCATGGCCGACCTGCTGCACTGGGCCAGTGGGCTGCAATGGCAGGAGGACTACGAATACGCGCCGCTGAAGTCTTCGGTGGTGGCCATGCTCTACACGCGAGGGCGCAACGATATGGCGGCCTATGCCGCCGCGCGCAGCGCCGTCGACAAACCCGGCCAACGTTTCCTCTACTCGAGCGGCGACAGCAACCTGCTGGCTGCCGCCTTGCGCGGCATGCTCGACGCTGGGGCCTACGCCGATTACCCCTGGCAAGCGTTGTTCGCCCCGCTCGGCATCGACAGCGCCGTCTGGGAGCGCGATGGTGCGGGGAGCCTGGTCGGTTCGTCCTATCTTTATCTCAGCGCCCGCGACCTGGCGCGCATCGGCCTGTTGATGCAGCGCGAAGGGCGTTGGAAGTTGCGTCAGTTGCTGCCCGCTAGCTGGATAGCATTCAACCGCACCTTGTTCACTCCGGCCCAGGCACTCCCCGGCGAAGCCAACCCTGGCGGTCACTGGTGGCTGAACCAGCCCCTCGCAGGCCAGGCACGGCCTTGGCCCGACGTGCCGCCGGACACCTACGCAGCCCTCGGCCACTGGGGCCAGGCCCTTTACATAGTGCCCACACACAAGCTGGTGATCGTGCGCTACGGTGATGATCGCGATGGCAGCTACAGCCATAACGAGTTGCTCAAGCGGGTGCTGGCGGCACTGCCCGGGGAGGGCACATGA